In Spirobacillus cienkowskii, a genomic segment contains:
- a CDS encoding TerC/Alx family metal homeostasis membrane protein, whose product MFSFLNSISVAPSWLWFGFVVVILVLLIIDLSLFSRLSQKKHTKIALIESGLWILLAIIFNIWFGFNYGVELGIEFFTGYLVEKTLSVDNIFVILLIFTSFKIPREYQHRVLFYGVLGAIIMRGSFILLGAQLILNFKWIIYVFGVILIITGIKLLRETDSHTSGKDNILVKFIKKFIPTTDKFHGNKFFIKKSKKYYATPLFLALIVIEATDLIFAVDSVPAVFAVTNDAFIAFSSNILAILGLRALYFVFAEWIVKLKYLKPGLAVILSFIGLKMLLIDVIKIPGWMSLIVIISILTTAGLGSWYSIKNQKFNK is encoded by the coding sequence ATGTTTAGTTTTTTAAATTCTATTTCTGTTGCGCCATCTTGGCTTTGGTTTGGATTTGTTGTTGTAATTTTAGTTTTATTGATAATTGATTTAAGCTTATTTAGTAGATTAAGTCAAAAAAAACATACAAAAATTGCTTTAATTGAAAGTGGTCTTTGGATTTTATTGGCAATAATATTTAATATTTGGTTTGGTTTTAATTATGGCGTTGAGCTAGGGATTGAATTTTTTACTGGATATTTGGTTGAAAAAACATTAAGTGTTGATAATATTTTTGTAATTTTATTAATATTTACTTCGTTTAAAATACCACGTGAGTATCAACATCGAGTATTATTTTATGGAGTATTAGGTGCAATTATAATGAGAGGTAGCTTTATTTTACTTGGCGCTCAATTGATACTTAATTTTAAATGGATTATTTATGTCTTTGGTGTTATTTTAATAATAACGGGTATAAAATTACTTAGAGAAACAGATTCACACACAAGTGGCAAAGATAATATTTTAGTTAAATTTATTAAAAAATTTATTCCAACTACTGATAAGTTTCATGGAAATAAATTTTTTATAAAAAAGTCAAAAAAATATTATGCAACACCTTTATTTTTGGCGTTAATTGTAATTGAGGCAACGGATTTAATTTTTGCAGTCGATTCTGTACCGGCTGTTTTTGCTGTTACCAATGATGCTTTTATTGCATTCTCTTCAAATATTTTAGCTATACTTGGATTAAGAGCGCTTTATTTTGTGTTTGCAGAGTGGATTGTTAAACTTAAGTATTTAAAGCCAGGTCTTGCAGTTATTTTATCATTTATAGGATTAAAAATGTTATTGATAGATGTAATTAAAATTCCAGGGTGGATGTCATTAATTGTGATTATATCGATTCTAACAACTGCAGGCTTAGGTTCCTGGTACTCAATAAAAAATCAAAAATTTAATAAATAA
- the rph gene encoding ribonuclease PH, with amino-acid sequence MMSLRTLGRSPSQARPIKITPKYLKNPAGSVLVEYGETKVLCSASIEDTLPNWMRGTRGQGWVTAEYSLLPASTQDRTRRERQNLSGRTQEIQRLIGRSLRAVVDLKLLGERTIIVDCDVIQADGGTRTASITGGYIALKLAIESLIKQNKLKNNPLRDAVAAISLGVFEDQVFVDLDYQEDLKADVDLNVVMTASGQLLEVQGSAEKRPFTRENLNKMLDLASSSLQEIFDEQNAALA; translated from the coding sequence ATGATGTCTCTTCGTACTTTAGGTCGTAGCCCTTCTCAAGCGCGACCAATTAAAATTACACCAAAATATTTAAAAAATCCTGCTGGTTCTGTTTTGGTTGAATATGGCGAAACCAAGGTGCTATGTTCTGCAAGTATAGAAGACACTTTACCGAATTGGATGCGTGGAACACGTGGACAAGGATGGGTCACTGCTGAGTACTCTTTACTTCCAGCATCTACTCAAGATCGCACTCGCCGCGAGCGTCAAAATCTTTCTGGTCGCACCCAAGAGATACAAAGACTTATAGGTCGTTCTTTAAGAGCTGTTGTCGATCTTAAACTACTTGGTGAAAGAACAATTATTGTAGATTGTGATGTGATTCAAGCTGATGGTGGTACACGTACTGCTTCGATTACTGGTGGATATATTGCATTAAAATTGGCAATTGAATCGTTAATCAAACAAAATAAATTAAAAAATAATCCTCTTCGTGATGCGGTTGCTGCAATTTCTTTAGGTGTTTTTGAAGATCAGGTTTTTGTAGACCTCGATTACCAAGAAGATCTCAAAGCAGATGTTGATCTTAATGTGGTGATGACCGCAAGTGGACAACTCCTAGAAGTTCAGGGATCTGCGGAAAAGCGTCCATTTACTCGAGAGAATTTAAATAAAATGCTAGATCTTGCATCAAGTTCTTTACAAGAAATATTTGATGAACAAAACGCTGCGCTTGCTTGA
- a CDS encoding ATP-dependent 6-phosphofructokinase, whose protein sequence is MNKTLRLLEVTMIESSNIKPDTFMVESLTQNFGNALIPSPLRTSFQTENFVDDGRDRILVDISLNGLLKASRPEQGNILFNPLSFELAGPREKIFWNPESLKVAIVTCGGLAPGLNNVVQNLVTFLSDRYNVKNIFGVPYGYQGFTHDPLTKRFAFGWRRLDSLSVQNIDFEGGSVLGTGRGHSNHVSIVDALMLRDINILFTIGGDGTLAGAHAIHEEIKRRRVPIGLIGIPKTIDNDVLWVSKTFGFESAVAKSVEALRCAQTEARSAFHGIGLVKIMGRNSGALTATAAVAMNDIDFVLVPEVPIRLEGQNGLLNAIVRKVLDKGNITIAVAEGAGQDLFPPSEIEKDPSGNVKLKDIGKFLQKKITDEFKARNIETTLKYIDPSYMLRAQTTSADDSVFCAKLGQNAVHAAMAGKTGCMVGYAHERFTHVPLSAAALGKKQLSVNDPLWLSVLAATGQPVHWD, encoded by the coding sequence ATGAACAAAACGCTGCGCTTGCTTGAGGTCACGATGATTGAATCCAGCAATATTAAACCAGATACATTTATGGTTGAGAGCTTGACGCAAAATTTTGGTAACGCTCTCATTCCTTCGCCATTAAGAACATCGTTTCAAACAGAAAACTTTGTTGATGATGGTAGGGATAGGATTCTTGTTGACATATCATTAAACGGGCTATTAAAGGCGTCTCGTCCTGAACAGGGAAATATTCTTTTTAACCCTCTTTCTTTTGAGTTGGCGGGGCCGCGAGAAAAAATATTTTGGAACCCCGAAAGTCTTAAAGTTGCAATTGTAACGTGTGGTGGACTCGCTCCAGGTCTCAATAACGTTGTCCAAAATTTAGTTACGTTTTTGTCGGACCGTTACAACGTCAAAAATATTTTTGGTGTGCCGTATGGGTATCAGGGATTTACTCACGACCCGCTTACCAAAAGATTTGCTTTTGGTTGGCGACGCCTCGATTCACTCTCTGTCCAAAATATTGATTTTGAAGGGGGTAGTGTTCTAGGAACGGGTCGAGGTCATTCTAATCATGTTAGTATTGTTGATGCCTTGATGTTACGCGATATCAATATTCTCTTTACAATTGGTGGAGATGGCACTTTAGCGGGTGCTCATGCTATTCATGAAGAAATTAAGCGTCGTAGAGTACCAATTGGATTGATTGGTATACCTAAAACAATTGATAATGATGTATTGTGGGTCAGTAAAACATTTGGTTTTGAATCTGCAGTTGCTAAATCTGTTGAAGCATTGCGCTGTGCGCAAACAGAAGCGCGCTCTGCATTTCATGGAATTGGTTTGGTAAAAATCATGGGACGCAATAGTGGTGCATTGACTGCAACTGCTGCCGTGGCAATGAATGATATTGATTTTGTTTTAGTGCCAGAAGTACCTATACGTTTAGAAGGACAAAATGGACTTTTAAATGCAATAGTGAGAAAAGTGCTTGATAAAGGAAACATCACCATTGCAGTCGCTGAAGGTGCAGGTCAAGACCTTTTTCCTCCTTCTGAGATTGAAAAAGATCCTAGCGGCAATGTAAAATTAAAAGATATCGGTAAATTTTTACAGAAAAAAATTACAGATGAATTTAAGGCAAGAAATATTGAAACGACGCTAAAATATATTGATCCAAGTTATATGCTCCGTGCTCAAACAACGTCAGCCGATGACTCAGTATTTTGTGCAAAACTTGGTCAAAATGCTGTTCATGCGGCAATGGCTGGCAAAACTGGCTGTATGGTAGGATATGCTCATGAACGCTTTACGCATGTTCCTTTATCTGCAGCGGCGCTTGGAAAAAAACAATTGAGTGTCAATGATCCTCTATGGCTTTCAGTTCTTGCTGCTACGGGACAACCTGTTCACTGGGATTAA
- a CDS encoding HAMP domain-containing sensor histidine kinase, with translation MIAGSKTLKFYFLLSIIFSFLFPFVLSIILFWNFISHTNEKMRLANSQLQRSMNLELIDTFHKIQSSIVMVSQSVELKNYFDSTIDEQSSNYKKFTYSIDLIRKKMPYHNTKWLVYNTRGNLIVNIPDKNYSTKIDLNETQKYGAYLNNSFKRIEFFIPISYKIIPSQLSIKNKIGYIIVLLDINEIQKNFPMLLEIQAISNNLDIEQFKTKFNLIYMNNIEISFIYLYIFISFIFSIILIIFGLQIFQRKIVDKIIFLRNRVINERKGVEKNLIVNELESLSFTFDLFLRYTEYLQREMNRNSQLIAVGNIAHLIAHDIKKPFTKLEFFIQEIKKISNKDNNENIKKLLVYFEPHIKSSVDYIDHMLKEIMEAGVNELNILENVKLENIINKSIKNLIIVQEDTNIELLININNDFYLNVDENRIVRVFVNILNNAIEAMNFYGKIWINSNLIKSNNILYAEICIGNSNSYIPADKINRLFDPFYTIHKTHGTGLGLAIAQKIVNLHGGVIRCQSQIEKGVEFIFTLPVSTIKYNVNISEIPNNIKGQKLFLDYYEELTSESKNYFTETLVVIDDDPLICKSWKRNVNDINVLTFLSPENFLLYIDNNKEILGNIKYLVSDYYFGKGSRYLFEDFIVKLKKIYGGKIFLSSDLNLESENFIKKEKIIIIKKRVYSAQELKKF, from the coding sequence ATGATTGCCGGTTCTAAAACGCTGAAATTTTATTTTTTACTTTCTATAATTTTTTCTTTTTTATTTCCTTTTGTTTTATCAATTATACTTTTTTGGAATTTTATATCTCATACTAACGAGAAAATGCGACTTGCAAATAGTCAATTGCAGAGAAGCATGAATTTAGAATTAATTGATACATTTCATAAAATTCAATCCTCTATTGTTATGGTATCACAGTCTGTAGAGCTAAAAAACTATTTTGATTCTACAATAGATGAACAATCTAGTAATTATAAAAAATTTACTTATTCTATTGATTTAATCAGAAAAAAAATGCCATATCATAATACAAAATGGCTTGTGTATAATACCAGAGGAAATTTAATTGTTAATATACCAGATAAAAATTATTCTACAAAAATTGATTTAAATGAAACTCAAAAATATGGAGCATATTTAAATAATAGTTTTAAAAGAATTGAATTTTTCATTCCAATTTCTTATAAAATTATTCCTAGTCAATTAAGTATAAAAAATAAAATAGGTTATATAATTGTTTTATTGGATATAAATGAAATACAGAAAAATTTTCCTATGCTACTTGAAATTCAAGCTATTTCAAATAACTTAGATATTGAGCAATTTAAAACAAAATTTAACTTAATTTATATGAATAATATAGAAATTAGTTTTATCTATTTATATATTTTTATTTCTTTTATTTTTTCTATTATTTTAATAATTTTTGGTTTGCAAATATTCCAGAGAAAAATTGTTGATAAAATAATTTTCCTTAGAAATAGAGTTATTAATGAAAGAAAAGGAGTAGAAAAAAATTTAATAGTTAATGAATTAGAGTCTTTGTCTTTTACATTTGATTTGTTTTTACGCTATACAGAATATCTTCAAAGAGAAATGAATAGAAATTCACAACTTATTGCAGTTGGAAATATTGCACACTTAATTGCGCATGATATCAAAAAACCATTTACAAAATTAGAATTTTTTATTCAGGAAATAAAAAAAATTAGTAATAAAGATAATAATGAAAATATTAAAAAATTACTCGTTTATTTTGAGCCTCATATAAAAAGCTCTGTCGATTATATTGATCACATGTTAAAAGAAATTATGGAAGCAGGAGTTAATGAGTTAAATATTTTAGAAAATGTAAAATTAGAAAATATTATTAATAAATCAATAAAAAATTTAATTATTGTTCAAGAAGATACAAATATAGAATTATTAATTAATATTAATAATGATTTTTATCTTAACGTCGATGAAAATAGAATTGTTAGGGTGTTTGTTAATATTTTAAATAACGCTATAGAAGCTATGAATTTTTATGGAAAAATATGGATTAATTCGAATTTAATCAAAAGTAATAATATTTTATATGCTGAAATTTGTATAGGAAATAGCAATTCTTATATTCCAGCAGATAAAATTAATCGATTATTTGATCCATTTTACACAATACATAAAACGCATGGCACTGGATTAGGTCTAGCGATTGCACAGAAAATTGTAAATTTACATGGTGGTGTTATTAGATGTCAGTCGCAGATTGAAAAAGGTGTAGAATTTATTTTCACATTACCTGTTAGTACAATAAAATATAATGTAAATATCTCAGAGATTCCAAATAATATAAAAGGTCAAAAATTATTTTTGGATTACTATGAAGAATTAACTTCAGAAAGTAAAAACTATTTTACTGAAACTTTAGTTGTGATCGATGACGATCCCCTTATTTGTAAGAGCTGGAAGCGAAACGTTAACGATATTAACGTACTTACTTTTTTAAGCCCTGAGAATTTTTTATTGTATATTGATAATAATAAAGAAATTTTAGGTAATATTAAATATTTAGTTTCGGATTATTATTTTGGAAAGGGTTCTCGTTATTTATTTGAAGATTTTATTGTAAAGTTAAAAAAAATTTATGGCGGAAAAATATTTTTATCGAGTGATTTAAATCTTGAGAGTGAAAATTTTATAAAAAAAGAAAAAATTATTATTATAAAAAAGAGAGTTTATTCTGCTCAAGAGTTAAAAAAATTCTAG